In Rhodothermus sp., a genomic segment contains:
- a CDS encoding lasso peptide isopeptide bond-forming cyclase encodes MSAIFGLIHFDGRPIAITSLRPALDVLAHRGPDGQGRWQEGPVLLAHWMLHTTPESLYEQQPLMASEGDLVLVADARIDNRDELLAALQLRSNAERPITDAELILAAYRRWGEACPDRLIGDFAFAIWDRRARRLFAARDGMGVRPFYYLHDGRRFAFATLLPAVRLLPDVPQDLEEELILRFLTRTLEQEKERTFYRSIRRLPGGHALQVDAREMRLWRYWQPDLEQELRFRTEAEYVEAFRACFEEAVRCRLRSAFPIGSQLSGGLDSSSVTSMAAWLLGKQPLHTYSAIFPELPEERRAQMDEQAYAEAVLQRYANIEPHFFRPEFESPLVALENLLAHYDQPFFSANYHFAWGFAQMARRNAVRVMLNGVDGDSVVLHGWERLTLLFQEGAWDTFAQEAELFARHLDVSPVGLVRQYAGPALTHWGRRYRWLRLGRAVWWLRQRYQLPAFELLRIHGVWPHVPAPILQRWQRWRGRRPIETPILSPRVRAWMRQNGKAQKPVFHSFRESHWQSLTRGLWQWALEFSDVLHGLQGIEERMPFFDRRLIELSVRIPLEMKFREGWPRYILRVALEGILPPEVQWRAGKSNIGFGFYQGLLCHERARIEALLQNSAPLSPFVTSDSLAMLWQQAQRPPEQNGDADFLLYLLLILEAWLKRWSSAGAKVE; translated from the coding sequence ATGAGCGCCATTTTTGGGCTGATTCACTTCGACGGGAGGCCCATTGCGATCACGTCGCTGCGGCCGGCGCTGGATGTGCTGGCGCATCGGGGACCAGACGGCCAGGGACGCTGGCAGGAAGGTCCGGTGCTCCTGGCGCACTGGATGCTGCACACCACGCCGGAGTCGCTCTATGAACAGCAGCCGCTCATGGCCTCGGAAGGCGATCTGGTGCTGGTGGCCGATGCCCGCATTGACAATCGCGACGAACTGCTGGCAGCGCTGCAACTTCGGTCGAATGCGGAGCGGCCGATAACGGATGCCGAGCTGATCCTGGCCGCCTATCGCCGCTGGGGAGAAGCCTGTCCGGATCGTCTTATCGGCGACTTTGCGTTTGCCATCTGGGATCGGCGGGCGCGGCGGTTGTTTGCTGCACGCGACGGGATGGGCGTGCGACCTTTTTACTATCTGCACGACGGACGCCGCTTTGCCTTTGCCACGCTCTTGCCGGCCGTGCGTCTGTTGCCCGACGTACCGCAGGACCTCGAAGAAGAGCTGATTCTGCGCTTTCTAACGCGCACCCTGGAACAGGAAAAGGAGCGAACCTTCTACCGGTCGATCCGGCGGCTGCCCGGCGGCCATGCACTGCAGGTGGATGCCCGGGAGATGCGTCTCTGGCGTTACTGGCAGCCCGACCTGGAGCAGGAGCTGCGCTTTCGCACGGAAGCCGAATACGTAGAAGCTTTTCGCGCCTGCTTTGAAGAGGCGGTCCGGTGCCGACTGCGAAGCGCCTTTCCCATCGGTTCACAACTCAGCGGGGGGCTGGATTCCTCTTCCGTAACCAGCATGGCCGCCTGGCTGCTGGGTAAACAACCCCTGCATACCTATTCGGCTATTTTTCCAGAACTGCCCGAGGAGCGGCGGGCGCAGATGGACGAGCAGGCTTATGCGGAAGCGGTATTACAGCGTTATGCGAATATTGAGCCCCACTTTTTCCGTCCCGAGTTTGAAAGTCCGCTGGTTGCCTTAGAAAACCTCCTGGCGCATTACGATCAGCCCTTTTTTTCGGCGAACTATCACTTCGCCTGGGGCTTTGCACAAATGGCCCGGCGGAATGCCGTACGTGTAATGCTGAACGGCGTCGATGGCGACAGCGTGGTACTGCACGGCTGGGAACGGTTGACGCTGCTCTTTCAGGAGGGAGCGTGGGATACTTTCGCGCAAGAAGCCGAACTTTTCGCCCGCCATCTGGACGTCTCCCCCGTTGGACTTGTGCGCCAGTACGCTGGGCCGGCGCTGACCCACTGGGGACGACGGTATCGCTGGTTACGGTTGGGGCGTGCTGTCTGGTGGTTACGACAACGGTACCAGCTGCCTGCCTTTGAGCTGCTGCGCATCCATGGGGTATGGCCCCATGTACCCGCACCGATATTGCAACGATGGCAGCGCTGGCGTGGCCGAAGGCCCATTGAAACCCCGATCTTATCGCCACGGGTAAGGGCCTGGATGCGACAAAATGGAAAGGCACAGAAGCCGGTGTTCCATTCTTTCAGGGAGAGTCACTGGCAGAGTCTGACCCGAGGACTCTGGCAGTGGGCATTGGAATTTTCAGACGTGCTCCATGGGTTGCAGGGGATTGAAGAACGGATGCCGTTTTTCGACCGTCGCTTGATTGAATTGAGCGTGCGTATTCCTCTGGAGATGAAGTTTCGTGAAGGGTGGCCCCGCTATATACTGCGCGTGGCACTCGAAGGGATTCTACCTCCTGAAGTACAATGGCGTGCGGGTAAGTCAAATATCGGTTTTGGGTTTTATCAGGGGTTGCTTTGTCATGAGCGCGCGCGCATTGAGGCCCTGTTGCAGAATTCGGCTCCGCTGAGCCCATTTGTGACCTCCGACTCCCTGGCTATGCTCTGGCAACAGGCCCAGCGTCCACCCGAACAGAATGGCGATGCGGATTTTCTCCTCTATCTACTCCTGATTCTTGAAGCCTGGCTGAAAAGGTGGTCATCAGCGGGCGCCAAGGTTGAATAG
- a CDS encoding endonuclease/exonuclease/phosphatase family protein, with translation MVRGLHRQNTSIWLLRIVGSGMLGLFGLAYAAYWIPPETAWWLQLLAIGLPLLMAALGVLALVLLWQRRWLLLGNVLVALLLYGLRHMLPGGSTSTCADTDDPLVVMTYNLPASHQFALGDSLLALIDRYHPQLIGFQEVGVWRYMRRGRPSTVRLIGHLQPLVEHQGYRFSKPDSTRGPLSGEVVTLTRLPVVRQEMRPLARGPEGLIYQAVRSELCWQGRPFVHYNVRLQSYGPVKPWELLRGDGWKHPANWRRWLGAYRRAILQRARQVRQLRAWIAQERWPVILSGDFNSTPDQWFYGELARGMRSAGRLSGIVAPSWPARRPIVRIDHILVDPAWEVLEGSVPAAGLSDHRPVIARMRWQQPSAYAETCPLDAPITHP, from the coding sequence ATGGTGCGTGGATTGCACAGGCAAAACACTTCGATCTGGCTACTGCGTATCGTCGGTAGCGGGATGCTGGGACTTTTCGGGCTGGCCTATGCAGCCTACTGGATTCCTCCGGAGACCGCCTGGTGGCTCCAATTGCTGGCTATCGGACTACCGCTGCTGATGGCCGCGCTGGGTGTGCTGGCGTTGGTGCTCTTATGGCAGCGTCGCTGGCTACTGCTGGGCAATGTACTGGTTGCGCTCCTCCTCTATGGTCTGCGCCACATGTTACCTGGCGGGAGCACCTCGACCTGTGCCGACACGGACGATCCGCTGGTAGTGATGACGTACAACCTACCGGCAAGCCACCAGTTTGCGCTGGGGGATTCACTGCTGGCGTTGATCGACCGTTACCATCCGCAGCTCATTGGCTTTCAGGAGGTGGGCGTCTGGCGATATATGAGGCGCGGGCGCCCTTCGACGGTGCGGCTGATCGGCCATCTGCAGCCGTTGGTGGAACATCAGGGGTATCGGTTTTCAAAGCCCGATTCGACCCGAGGTCCCCTGTCTGGCGAAGTGGTGACGTTGACACGCCTGCCGGTCGTGCGGCAGGAAATGCGTCCGCTGGCGCGTGGACCGGAAGGCCTGATCTACCAGGCCGTCCGTAGCGAGCTGTGCTGGCAGGGCCGTCCCTTTGTGCACTACAATGTGCGCCTGCAATCGTACGGCCCTGTCAAGCCCTGGGAGTTGCTTCGAGGAGATGGCTGGAAGCATCCGGCGAACTGGCGGCGATGGCTGGGGGCTTATCGCCGCGCCATATTGCAGCGCGCTCGCCAGGTACGACAGCTCCGCGCGTGGATCGCACAGGAGCGATGGCCGGTTATCTTGAGCGGAGATTTCAACAGCACGCCGGATCAGTGGTTCTATGGGGAGCTGGCGCGGGGCATGCGCTCAGCCGGACGCCTGAGCGGTATCGTAGCGCCTTCCTGGCCGGCCAGGCGACCGATCGTCCGTATCGATCACATACTGGTCGATCCCGCCTGGGAAGTGCTGGAAGGATCGGTACCGGCTGCCGGCCTTTCGGATCACCGGCCGGTGATCGCTCGGATGCGCTGGCAGCAGCCTTCAGCGTATGCCGAAACTTGCCCGCTCGATGCGCCAATAACGCACCCCTGA